In one window of Brassica rapa cultivar Chiifu-401-42 chromosome A07, CAAS_Brap_v3.01, whole genome shotgun sequence DNA:
- the LOC103829985 gene encoding extensin-2 isoform X2 codes for MRSSSRMGSSTHLIYALGVIIMATMVAAYEPVTLPPLPSYSPSPKVEYNTPPLPYISNSPPPPTYYSPSPKVDYKSPPPPYVYSSPPPPPYYSPSPKVEYKSPPPPYVYNSPPYNSPSPKVEYKSPPPPYVYSSPPPPPYYSPSPKIDYKSPPPPYVYSSPPPPPYYSPSPNVEYKSPPPPYVYSSPPPPPYYSPSPKVDYKSPPPPYVYSSPPPPYYSPSPKVDYKSPPPPYVYNSPPPPYYSPSPKVDYKSPPPPYVYSSPPPPYYSPSPKVDYKSPPPPYVYKSPPPPYVYNSPPPPPYYSPSPKVDYKSPPPPYVYNSPPPPYYSPSPKVDYKSPPPPYVYSSPPPPYYSPSPKVDYKSPPPPYVYSSPPPPSYYSPSPKVDYKSPPPPYVYNSPPPPYYAPSPKVYYKSPPPPYVYSSPPPPYYSPSPKVVYKSPPPPYVYSSPPPPYYSPSPKVHYKSPPPPYVYSSPPPPYYSPSPKVHYKSPPPPYVYSSPPPPYYAPSPKVYYKSPPPPYVYSSPPPPYYSPSPKVVYKSPPPPYVYSSPPPPYYSPSPKVHYKSPPPPYVYSSPPPPYYSPSPKVHYKSPPPPYVYSSPPPPYYSPSPKVPYKAPKHPHVCVCPPPPPCYSPSPKTVYKSPPPPYVYSSPPPPYYSPSPKVYYKSPPPPPYYSPSPKVEYKSPPPPYVYSSPPPPYYSPSPKVNYKSPPPPYVYSSPPPPPYYSPSPKVDYKSPPPPYVYSSPPLPYYSPSPKVDYKSPPPPYVYSSPPPPYYSPSPKVYYKSPPPPYAYSSPPPPYYSPSPKVYYKSPPPPYVYSSPPPPYVYNSPPPPPYYSPSPKVEYKSPPPPYVYSSPPPPYVSPSPKVEYKSPPPPSYY; via the exons ATGAGATCTTCTTCAAGGATGGGGTCTTCAACCCATCTCATCTACGCTCTAGGCGTGATCATCATGGCAACAATGGTTGCTGCGTATGAACCAGTGACATTGCCACCACTCCCGTCATATTCACCATCTCCAAAGGTAGAATACAACACTCCTCCCCTACCGTACATTAGCaattctccaccaccaccaacaTACTATTCTCCATCACCAAAGGTTGATTAcaaatctccaccaccaccatatgtcTACAGTTCTCCACCACCGCCACCATATTATTCACCATCTCCAAAGGTTGAGTACaaatctcctcctccaccaTATGTCTACAATTCTCCACCATACAATTCACCATCTCCTAAGGTCGAGTAcaaatctccaccaccaccatatgtttatagttctcctccaccacctcctTACTACTCTCCATCACCAAAAATAGATTacaagtctcctccaccaccatatgtctacagttctccaccaccaccaccatattaCTCACCATCCCCCAATGTTGAGTacaagtctcctccaccaccatatgtctatagttctccaccaccacctccgtATTATTCTCCATCACCGAAGGTAGATTACaaatctcctcctccaccatatgtctacagttctccaccaccaccgtaCTATTCTCCATCTCCTAAGGTAGACTAtaagtctcctccaccaccatatgtCTACAACTCCCCTCCACCACCTTATTACTCTCCATCACCTAAAGTAGACTACaagtctccaccaccaccatatgtttacagttctccaccaccaccatattaCTCTCCATCTCCCAAAGTAGACTACaaatctcctcctccaccatatgtttacaagtctcctccaccaccatatgtctacaattctccaccaccaccaccatattaTTCTCCATCTCCTAAGGTAGACTAtaagtctcctccaccaccatatgtCTACAACTCCCCTCCACCACCTTATTACTCTCCATCACCTAAAGTAGACTACaagtctccaccaccaccatatgtttacagttctccaccaccaccatattaTTCTCCATCTCCCAAAGTAGACTACaagtctccaccaccaccatatgtcTACAGTTCCCCACCACCACCTTCATACTACTCCCCATCACCGAAGGTTGACTATaaatctcctcctccaccatatgtctacaattctccaccaccaccatactacGCTCCATCTCCAAAAGTATACTacaagtctcctccaccaccatatgtttacagttccccaccaccaccatattaCTCACCATCGCCTAAGGTTGTATACAAATCTCCTCCACCCCCATATGTCTATAGTTCGCCTCCACCACCATACTATTCACCTTCTCCAAAGGTACACTAtaaatctccaccaccaccttaTGTTTACagttctccaccaccaccatactactcACCTTCCCCTAAGGTACACTACaagtctccaccaccaccatatgtctacagctctccaccaccaccatactacGCTCCATCTCCAAAAGTATACTacaagtctcctccaccaccatatgtttacagttccccaccaccaccatattaCTCACCATCTCCAAAGGTTGTATACAAATCTCCTCCACCTCCATATGTCTATagttctcctccaccaccatacTATTCACCTTCTCCGAAGGTACACTAcaaatctccaccaccaccttaTGTTTACagttctccaccaccaccgtaCTACTCACCTTCCCCTAAGGTTCACTACaagtctccaccaccaccatatgttTACAGCTCTCCGCCACCGCCATACTATTCACCATCCCCTAAAGTACCATACAAAGCGCCAAAACACCCTCATGTATGTGTTTGTCCACCACCTCCTCCATGTTATAGTCCATCACCAAAGACAGTATAcaaatctccaccaccaccatatgtctacagttctccaccaccaccgtaTTACTCACCTTCCCCTAAAGTGTACTACaagtcaccaccaccaccaccatactactcACCATCTCCTAAGGTAGAGTacaagtctcctccaccaccatatgtTTACAGCTCACCACCACCGCCATACTACTCACCATCTCCTAAAGTAAACTAcaaatctcctccaccaccatatgtctacagttctccaccaccaccaccatactactcACCTTCTCCAAAGGTTGATTAtaagtctcctccaccaccatatgtCTACAGTTCTCCACCACTACCATACTACTCACCATCGCCTAAGGTAGACTAcaaatctcctccaccaccttACGTCTACagttctccaccaccaccgtaCTACTCACCTTCCCCTAAGGTTTACTacaagtctcctccaccaccgtaCGCTTACAGCTCCCCTCCACCACCATATTACTCACCTTCCCCTAAAGTGTACTacaagtctcctccaccaccatatgtttacagttctccaccaccaccatatgtctataactcaccaccaccaccaccatactactcACCATCTCCTAAAGTAGAGTACAAGTCTCCTCCACCTCCATACGTCTACagttctccaccaccac catacgtCTCACCTTCTCCAAAAGTTGAGTAcaaatctccaccaccaccttcGTATTACTGA
- the LOC103829985 gene encoding extensin-2 isoform X1 encodes MRSSSRMGSSTHLIYALGVIIMATMVAAYEPVTLPPLPSYSPSPKVEYNTPPLPYISNSPPPPTYYSPSPKVDYKSPPPPYVYSSPPPPPYYSPSPKVEYKSPPPPYVYNSPPYNSPSPKVEYKSPPPPYVYSSPPPPPYYSPSPKIDYKSPPPPYVYSSPPPPPYYSPSPNVEYKSPPPPYVYSSPPPPPYYSPSPKVDYKSPPPPYVYSSPPPPYYSPSPKVDYKSPPPPYVYNSPPPPYYSPSPKVDYKSPPPPYVYSSPPPPYYSPSPKVDYKSPPPPYVYKSPPPPYVYNSPPPPPYYSPSPKVDYKSPPPPYVYNSPPPPYYSPSPKVDYKSPPPPYVYSSPPPPYYSPSPKVDYKSPPPPYVYSSPPPPSYYSPSPKVDYKSPPPPYVYNSPPPPYYAPSPKVYYKSPPPPYVYSSPPPPYYSPSPKVVYKSPPPPYVYSSPPPPYYSPSPKVHYKSPPPPYVYSSPPPPYYSPSPKVHYKSPPPPYVYSSPPPPYYAPSPKVYYKSPPPPYVYSSPPPPYYSPSPKVVYKSPPPPYVYSSPPPPYYSPSPKVHYKSPPPPYVYSSPPPPYYSPSPKVHYKSPPPPYVYSSPPPPYYSPSPKVPYKAPKHPHVCVCPPPPPCYSPSPKTVYKSPPPPYVYSSPPPPYYSPSPKVYYKSPPPPPYYSPSPKVEYKSPPPPYVYSSPPPPYYSPSPKVNYKSPPPPYVYSSPPPPPYYSPSPKVDYKSPPPPYVYSSPPLPYYSPSPKVDYKSPPPPYVYSSPPPPYYSPSPKVYYKSPPPPYAYSSPPPPYYSPSPKVYYKSPPPPYVYSSPPPPYVYNSPPPPPYYSPSPKVEYKSPPPPYVYSSPPPPYYSPSPKVEYKSPPPPYVYSSPPPPPYYSPSPKVDYKSPPPPYVYSSPPPPYVSPSPKVEYKSPPPPSYY; translated from the coding sequence ATGAGATCTTCTTCAAGGATGGGGTCTTCAACCCATCTCATCTACGCTCTAGGCGTGATCATCATGGCAACAATGGTTGCTGCGTATGAACCAGTGACATTGCCACCACTCCCGTCATATTCACCATCTCCAAAGGTAGAATACAACACTCCTCCCCTACCGTACATTAGCaattctccaccaccaccaacaTACTATTCTCCATCACCAAAGGTTGATTAcaaatctccaccaccaccatatgtcTACAGTTCTCCACCACCGCCACCATATTATTCACCATCTCCAAAGGTTGAGTACaaatctcctcctccaccaTATGTCTACAATTCTCCACCATACAATTCACCATCTCCTAAGGTCGAGTAcaaatctccaccaccaccatatgtttatagttctcctccaccacctcctTACTACTCTCCATCACCAAAAATAGATTacaagtctcctccaccaccatatgtctacagttctccaccaccaccaccatattaCTCACCATCCCCCAATGTTGAGTacaagtctcctccaccaccatatgtctatagttctccaccaccacctccgtATTATTCTCCATCACCGAAGGTAGATTACaaatctcctcctccaccatatgtctacagttctccaccaccaccgtaCTATTCTCCATCTCCTAAGGTAGACTAtaagtctcctccaccaccatatgtCTACAACTCCCCTCCACCACCTTATTACTCTCCATCACCTAAAGTAGACTACaagtctccaccaccaccatatgtttacagttctccaccaccaccatattaCTCTCCATCTCCCAAAGTAGACTACaaatctcctcctccaccatatgtttacaagtctcctccaccaccatatgtctacaattctccaccaccaccaccatattaTTCTCCATCTCCTAAGGTAGACTAtaagtctcctccaccaccatatgtCTACAACTCCCCTCCACCACCTTATTACTCTCCATCACCTAAAGTAGACTACaagtctccaccaccaccatatgtttacagttctccaccaccaccatattaTTCTCCATCTCCCAAAGTAGACTACaagtctccaccaccaccatatgtcTACAGTTCCCCACCACCACCTTCATACTACTCCCCATCACCGAAGGTTGACTATaaatctcctcctccaccatatgtctacaattctccaccaccaccatactacGCTCCATCTCCAAAAGTATACTacaagtctcctccaccaccatatgtttacagttccccaccaccaccatattaCTCACCATCGCCTAAGGTTGTATACAAATCTCCTCCACCCCCATATGTCTATAGTTCGCCTCCACCACCATACTATTCACCTTCTCCAAAGGTACACTAtaaatctccaccaccaccttaTGTTTACagttctccaccaccaccatactactcACCTTCCCCTAAGGTACACTACaagtctccaccaccaccatatgtctacagctctccaccaccaccatactacGCTCCATCTCCAAAAGTATACTacaagtctcctccaccaccatatgtttacagttccccaccaccaccatattaCTCACCATCTCCAAAGGTTGTATACAAATCTCCTCCACCTCCATATGTCTATagttctcctccaccaccatacTATTCACCTTCTCCGAAGGTACACTAcaaatctccaccaccaccttaTGTTTACagttctccaccaccaccgtaCTACTCACCTTCCCCTAAGGTTCACTACaagtctccaccaccaccatatgttTACAGCTCTCCGCCACCGCCATACTATTCACCATCCCCTAAAGTACCATACAAAGCGCCAAAACACCCTCATGTATGTGTTTGTCCACCACCTCCTCCATGTTATAGTCCATCACCAAAGACAGTATAcaaatctccaccaccaccatatgtctacagttctccaccaccaccgtaTTACTCACCTTCCCCTAAAGTGTACTACaagtcaccaccaccaccaccatactactcACCATCTCCTAAGGTAGAGTacaagtctcctccaccaccatatgtTTACAGCTCACCACCACCGCCATACTACTCACCATCTCCTAAAGTAAACTAcaaatctcctccaccaccatatgtctacagttctccaccaccaccaccatactactcACCTTCTCCAAAGGTTGATTAtaagtctcctccaccaccatatgtCTACAGTTCTCCACCACTACCATACTACTCACCATCGCCTAAGGTAGACTAcaaatctcctccaccaccttACGTCTACagttctccaccaccaccgtaCTACTCACCTTCCCCTAAGGTTTACTacaagtctcctccaccaccgtaCGCTTACAGCTCCCCTCCACCACCATATTACTCACCTTCCCCTAAAGTGTACTacaagtctcctccaccaccatatgtttacagttctccaccaccaccatatgtctataactcaccaccaccaccaccatactactcACCATCTCCTAAAGTAGAGTACAAGTCTCCTCCACCTCCATACGTCTACagttctccaccaccaccatactactcACCTTCCCCAAAAGTTGAGTACAAATCTCCACCACCCCCATATGTCTACagctctccaccaccaccaccatactatTCACCATCTCCTAAAGTAGACTAcaaatctcctccaccaccatacGTCTACagttctccaccaccaccatacgtCTCACCTTCTCCAAAAGTTGAGTAcaaatctccaccaccaccttcGTATTACTGA